One Epinephelus fuscoguttatus linkage group LG10, E.fuscoguttatus.final_Chr_v1 genomic window carries:
- the diras1a gene encoding GTP-binding protein Di-Ras1a encodes MPEQSNDYRVVVFGAGGVGKSSLVLRFVKGTFRDTYIPTVEDTYRQVISCDKSVCTLQITDTTGSHQFPAMQRLSISKGHAFILVFSITSRQSLEELKPIYQQVLAIKGTVESIPIMLVGNKSDETAQREVETKEAEAQAAAWKCAFMETSAKTNSNVKELFQELLSLEKKRDMSLSIDGKRSGKQKRADKLKGKCSIM; translated from the exons ATGCCGGAGCAGAGTAACGACTACCGGGTGGTGGTGTTTGGAGCTGGTGGGGTGGGAAAGAGCTCACTGGTCCTTCGGTTTGTCAAAGGTACCTTCAGAGACACCTACATCCCCACGGTGGAGGACACATACAGACAG GTGATCAGCTGTGATAAGAGTGTCTGCACACTGCAGATCACTGACACAACAGGAAGTCACCAGTTTCCCGCCATGCAGCGTCTTTCCATCTCCAAGGGCCACGCCTTCATCCTGGTCTTCTCCATCACCAGCCGCCAGTCACTGGAGGAGCTCAAACCCATTTACCAACAG GTCCTGGCTATCAAGGGCACCGTGGAATCCATTCCCATCATGCTCGTGGGCAACAAAAGTGATGAGACGGCCCAGCGTGAGGTGGAGACAAAGGAGGCCGAGGCTCAGGCTGCCGCCTGGAAGTGTGCCTTCATGGAGACATCGGCCAAGACGAACTCCAACGTGAAGGAACTGTTCCAGGAGCTGCTGTCCCTGGAGAAGAAGAGGGACATGAGCCTGAGCATCGACGGCAAGCGCTCGGGCAAACAGAAACGCGCCGACAAGCTGAAGGGGAAGTGCAGCATTATGTAG